GTATTGAAAAAATTAACGGTCAGATTCAGCGTGAGCTGAGTCTGATCATTCAGCAGAAAATGAAGGACAGCCGTTTCAACCGTGATACACTCAGTATTACCCATGTCAAAGCGGCGCCGGATCTTAAAACCGCAACGGTTTATGTCAGTATTTTCGGAACACCTGACGAAAAAGAAGAAGTTTTGGGCCTTTTGGATAACGCAAAAGGTTTTTTGCGGGCGAATCTTGGGAAGGTGCTCAAGGTGCACTCCATCCCCGCGCTTACCTTCAAATTAGATGATTCTGTGGAGTATGGCATGCATATCGACAGTATTTTAGCAAGTCTGAAAAAAGATAAAGGAGCATCTGAGGATGAAGAAGGTACCGACAGAGATTCTTGATTGTATAAAAGAGAATCAGAGCTTTCTGATTCTTGTGCACAATAAACCCGATGGCGATGCCATCGGGTCTGCTGTTGCTTTTGGAAAAGGCCTGAAAGCGCTTGGAAAGGACGTAGACTATTATATTGATACGCCCCTGGAGGATAAACTCCAGTTCTTCAGCGAGAGCCGCTATTTTGAAGAAGAGCTCCGGGATGAATATGACGTTGTGGCCATTTTGGACTGTTCGACAATGGAATATGCGTTTAAGCCTGTTCCGATGGTCAATGCTTCGGTCACCATGGTCATTGATCACCATGCCACCAATCTGGGCTATGGCGACGTCAATTTTCTGGAGATCACAGCTGCGACGGCTGAGCTGGTATTTCGTATTCTGGATGCTCTGGGCATTGAGCTCGATCCTGAAATGGTCGAGGCGGTCTTTACAGGCATTTCCACCGATACGGGCAGCTTCCAGTTTTCCAATGTCACCGCGGATACGCATCAGATATTAAGCCGTCTTTATGAACAGCGCGATAATTTTGCCGTGCTGTCCAAACGGCTGCACAGCGAAAAGAATTATGCTCAAATGAAGCTGTACGGCAGGGCTGTCGATTCATTGCAGCTCTATGAGGACAACACCTTAGCGTGGATTTTTTTAAGCTACGCGGATATTTGTAAATATGGCGGACCCGTTCAGATAACGGACGATGTGGCCAATATCGGCATGAACGTTATCGGCGTTCAGCTTTCCGCCACGGTAAAGGAAGTTGAATGTGGTATCTACCGTGTTTCGCTGCGCTCAAAAACGCCGTTTAAAATTGATGTTTCACTGATTGCCCATAAATATGGAGGAGGCGGCCATATGCGCGCCGCGGGATTTACCTTTGAAGGAGACCTGAAAGCGCTGAAAAAAGAACTGATCGAAGTGATCGAGTATTATAGGAAGCATGAAGAAGATATATGAGTGAGCTAAATGGTTATCTCAATATTTATAAAGAAAAAGGGATGACATCGCACGATGTTGTCTTTAAGGCCCGGCAGATACTGCATACCAAAAAAATCGGACATACCGGGACGCTGGATCCCAATGCCCAGGGCGTGCTGGTTTTATGTGTCGGCAAAGCCACCAAGGCAGTGGAGTATTTAAATGACCTTGATAAGGTTTATGAGGCAGAGATTCTTTTCGGTTACGAGACCGACACCTGCGATTGTACAGGCGCTGTAACCCTAGAGGCGCCTTTGAATTTTACCAGAGAAGATTTTTTAAAGGTCCTTGAGTCCTTTAAGGGTGACAGCCAGCAGGTACCGCCGATTTATTCCGCTTTAAAGATCAACGGCCGCAAGCTTTATGATTACGCGCGGGCAGGCGAGACCGTTGAAATACCGCCGCGCCCCATCCATATCAGCCGCATAGAAGCCATCGCGACCGATGAGCTGCCCCGCAAAGCCCGGTTTGTGGTAGCGTGCTCCAAAGGCACATATATCCGTTCCCTTTGCCGGGATATCGGTAAAAAACTGGGGACAGCCGCCTGTATGGGAGACCTTTACCGTAAAAGGGTGGGGGATTTCAGAATTGAGAATGCCCTGCATTTATCCCAGCTGAAAAATTTGATGCTGGTGGGTCGTGTTCAGGGCTTTTTCCATGAGCCGGAGTACGCGTTGGAAAAGTTCAGAATGGTGACAGCCAATGCGCAGGGCAGCCGGTTTTTGAGAAGCGGCAACCGTCTGTATCCGTGGAATGTCGTGGAAGATTTTGCGAACTTTGAAGACAGTGAAATCCTGCGTCTTTACGACCAGGAAGAATTTGTAGGTATTGGCCGGTTTTGCGCCGGCGAGGAACCCTATGTTCAGCCAATTAAAATGTTTTAGGGAGAAGAACCATGAATACCGAAATTAATCCAAACGAAAAAATAGTCCTGGCCCTTGGCTTTTTTGACGGCGTGCATCTGGGACATCAGGAGCTGATCAAAGCCACCATCAAAAAAGCAAAAGAATTGAATTGCGCCAGCGGTGTCATGACTTTTGCCGAGCATCCGCTAACCCATATTTTCCCGGCTTATTCACCGTGGCT
This region of Eubacterium sp. 1001713B170207_170306_E7 genomic DNA includes:
- the rbfA gene encoding 30S ribosome-binding factor RbfA, translating into MASHRIEKINGQIQRELSLIIQQKMKDSRFNRDTLSITHVKAAPDLKTATVYVSIFGTPDEKEEVLGLLDNAKGFLRANLGKVLKVHSIPALTFKLDDSVEYGMHIDSILASLKKDKGASEDEEGTDRDS
- a CDS encoding bifunctional oligoribonuclease/PAP phosphatase NrnA; its protein translation is MKKVPTEILDCIKENQSFLILVHNKPDGDAIGSAVAFGKGLKALGKDVDYYIDTPLEDKLQFFSESRYFEEELRDEYDVVAILDCSTMEYAFKPVPMVNASVTMVIDHHATNLGYGDVNFLEITAATAELVFRILDALGIELDPEMVEAVFTGISTDTGSFQFSNVTADTHQILSRLYEQRDNFAVLSKRLHSEKNYAQMKLYGRAVDSLQLYEDNTLAWIFLSYADICKYGGPVQITDDVANIGMNVIGVQLSATVKEVECGIYRVSLRSKTPFKIDVSLIAHKYGGGGHMRAAGFTFEGDLKALKKELIEVIEYYRKHEEDI
- the truB gene encoding tRNA pseudouridine(55) synthase TruB, whose amino-acid sequence is MSELNGYLNIYKEKGMTSHDVVFKARQILHTKKIGHTGTLDPNAQGVLVLCVGKATKAVEYLNDLDKVYEAEILFGYETDTCDCTGAVTLEAPLNFTREDFLKVLESFKGDSQQVPPIYSALKINGRKLYDYARAGETVEIPPRPIHISRIEAIATDELPRKARFVVACSKGTYIRSLCRDIGKKLGTAACMGDLYRKRVGDFRIENALHLSQLKNLMLVGRVQGFFHEPEYALEKFRMVTANAQGSRFLRSGNRLYPWNVVEDFANFEDSEILRLYDQEEFVGIGRFCAGEEPYVQPIKMF